From Xylocopilactobacillus apis, a single genomic window includes:
- the hflX gene encoding GTPase HflX gives MEEDTKNKVIIAGVNIGDPRFESKMEELKGLAMADNFEVVSVVVQNLDHRLSGTYFGQGKLAEIKNELAVTEAQAIIINDELSPTQIRNLEKFLQVTVLDRTELILEIFESRARSKAAKIQVEIAKLQYEMPRIHPSSSKLDQQGGGGGGLHNRGAGETKSEINRRTILKQISELKARLKKVEATHETQSKDREKSGIPQVALVGYTNAGKSTTFNNLPKAMAAESIKLQDQVFAANMLFATLDTTIRSVHLPDKEEFLLSDTVGFIEGLPHQLVESFKTTLQEAKEADLLINVVDYSDPNCDEMIATTKKVLSEIGANEIPMITFYNKSDLLANSSYPIIKENEIFGSALDSDSLKQLGELIKKHIFQGFKKVKLFIPFDQGEMVSKVMNNYQVVSYSYLNEGTEVIANLSPVSQGRFKEFIIN, from the coding sequence CTGGAGTTAATATTGGTGATCCCCGTTTTGAATCCAAAATGGAAGAGTTAAAAGGACTGGCAATGGCAGATAATTTTGAGGTTGTATCTGTTGTAGTTCAAAACCTAGATCATCGTTTGTCGGGTACTTATTTTGGTCAAGGGAAACTTGCTGAAATAAAAAATGAGCTAGCTGTTACAGAAGCTCAGGCAATTATTATTAATGATGAATTATCCCCCACCCAGATTAGAAATTTAGAAAAGTTTCTACAGGTTACGGTTCTTGATCGCACTGAACTGATTTTAGAAATTTTTGAAAGTCGCGCGCGCAGTAAAGCTGCAAAAATTCAGGTGGAAATTGCTAAATTACAATATGAGATGCCACGTATTCACCCTTCTTCAAGTAAACTTGATCAACAAGGCGGAGGAGGCGGAGGCCTTCATAACCGTGGGGCAGGTGAAACAAAATCTGAAATTAATCGGCGGACAATTTTAAAACAGATTAGTGAGTTAAAGGCCCGTTTGAAAAAAGTTGAAGCGACTCATGAAACTCAAAGTAAAGATCGTGAGAAGTCAGGCATCCCACAGGTTGCTTTAGTAGGTTATACGAACGCGGGCAAATCAACGACGTTTAACAATTTACCAAAGGCAATGGCTGCAGAATCAATTAAATTACAAGATCAAGTATTTGCGGCGAATATGCTTTTTGCAACTTTAGATACGACAATAAGATCGGTTCATTTACCTGATAAAGAAGAATTCTTATTAAGTGATACCGTTGGTTTTATTGAAGGGCTCCCGCATCAATTGGTTGAATCGTTTAAAACCACTTTACAAGAGGCAAAAGAAGCCGACCTTTTAATAAATGTCGTTGATTATTCGGACCCTAACTGCGATGAAATGATTGCAACTACAAAAAAAGTTTTAAGTGAAATTGGCGCAAATGAGATTCCAATGATAACTTTTTACAATAAATCCGATCTTTTGGCTAATTCATCTTATCCAATCATTAAAGAAAACGAAATTTTTGGGTCGGCATTGGATTCGGATTCTTTAAAACAACTAGGAGAACTGATTAAAAAGCATATTTTTCAAGGATTTAAAAAGGTGAAACTCTTTATTCCTTTTGATCAAGGAGAAATGGTTTCTAAAGTTATGAACAATTATCAGGTCGTGTCTTATTCGTACCTTAACGAAGGAACAGAAGTAATTGCTAATTTAAGCCCAGTATCTCAAGGTCGATTCAAGGAATTTATTATTAATTAG